TAACAACTATGTACTGTAGAAATTGCCGTGACAGTGGGGAAAATTCCAGCAGTGATACATCGAGTGATGACAGTATCCAACAAGACAAACATGTGAGTGCTACCAATTTTAATAATAACGTCAAACTGGAACTACGACAGAATAGAATTCACCTGCCACCGGAGAGATTTTGATAACTTTTGAGGAATGCTTCAATCTACCCCATACCTCGCAACATGATGCCTGTTCGCCATTTAAATATTATAGAAAGTTGTTGACGGATGAAATCTTGGATATTGTTGCTGAAGAGACAAATAAAAATGCTAATAATTAAATACGTGGGATCAGTATCCGCAGCAACAGTAGGATGAATCAGTGGAAGGACACTGATCGCAAGGAGGTCATGGAGTTTCTTGCAATAGTCATGTATATGGGTATGATCAAATATACTTCAATGGAGGACTATTGGAAAGCAACTACCTTGTTCAAAAATCAATTCGTCCCAGACGTTATGACTCACAACCTGTTCCAGATATTGCTAAAATTCATTCCCTTCGCAGATAACGCCCAGTCGTCAGAAATAGTGTCAAAAACTTTTAAAGTTGACAAACTAACTAAGACAAAGCTAACTtttcttataaaataaatttgcatctTTCTTAAACCTCTTTCGGTTTAGGCACTAGCCCCTAAATTATAGGAGCCTAGGCGTGTATCACCGGTGATACATTGGCAAATGGGGGTAGTTTTCTGTTGTGATCACCGGTGATACACTGGCAACTGGGGGTAGTTTTTTGTTGTGATCACCGGTGATACACTGGCAGTCAACGTGTTAAAAATATTGGGGCAACTTAACGGCTGCCTGGTGAAAGGCAATAGCAATATTGAActacaaagaaatatttttttttataaatagaaaGAGTACTATTATCTATCCATATTTAATAGGTGGGAAAAATTCTTTGTATCAAGTTCCCCAGGCGCACAACTGCActtatttaaaatcgaaaaaaacatttttgaatgGCGACCTTGCGCCGAGCCGCAGAAAATGCGCGGGAAAAGCCTAAAACAAGGCAGAACTcacataaaatactttttataaaagTCTAGGGTCCTGATAGCTTAGCAACATACATTGTTCACGTGACATTGCaagaaaatttaatacaaaaaacatgaatttgcttaataaccaaaaaatacatattttattaaattcattaaatATTATTAAACGCTTCTGTATTCACATCGGTGGAATTGTGTACGGCGCCACAAATCAGCGCAATCATTCACAAAGGGAAAGATTCGAGCGTCTCCGGCTCGCGCGGTTACACCGGCTCGAACAACCATGTTGTAAATAGTTTTTAGGAGAACTTGAAAtaaattgatatttttatttgAAGGCCAAgccattttttaagaaaacaagtaaagtaATCAATCAAATCATAGCCTAATATTAATCGGCGCCAAACGCTGGGCTCGCGAGAATCAAAAGGCCCAACAAGAGAAATCAAATTATACTTTGTACATTGGATAAAATATAAAGCTAGTTCTCAAACTAGAGGCAAGTTTGTTATTTATTGGACGAAAGAGGTATATAAATTTGAAGGCCTAAATGGCTTGGCCAGAAACTTTGAAAAAGAATTAAACAGTTAAGAAAATTATGGAAGTTAATAGGAATGAACAGGGAACCAACACTAGCAGACGTAAAAAATCCTACAACTACGGAAGAAGAAATAGCTAGATTGATTAGGGTGGTCTTCCCTAATAGggattataattaaaattataatagcTTTGAAAAAATAATGTTGtctatgaataaataaaaaataatacaaaaaaaaatttatataacgaGTTAATCTTTTAACCCATTTTTGgccaacggtcaatttttcgaccaccATTTTTAGAGGTCCATATCTCTCAAAACAAATGTTGATTTTCTGATCTGTTTACAGGGTTAGTAAATTTGGATTATTGGCGGCGCCGTGAGTatagatatttttgaaaaaatgcttgaattaaaattttaatgataggaagaaaatatacatatttttaacagttttttgtttaaagaaaaaatattagaAGACAAATGTTAAAAGTAATTAACACCAACATCTCGGGAAGATAAAATATGAGGctgtaagaataaaaaaatttccactttaaTTTTGCCAATTTTCTAACTCTTTCAAGAACGTAAATTTCAGTAGTCGAAAAATCGACCGCTGGCCAGAAATCGTCAAGtaggtttaaaaaaattcaaagcagTATTCGTTTTATTCATTGTATAAATGCAAACTAGTATCATCTGAATTATGAAAATGTATAAGGTTTTGGTTTAGCCCTATTTAAAGTTCTCCTGTTTTAGTAAAAGTCTGGCAACTCCCGTGGCTTTGCAATACTTTTTTATCATATATTTGTCTCCCTCTATCCATCGCTACTTAAATTTTGAAAAGGGTATTCCCCGGATTGCTTTGCTTTGATTTTGGTcaattcattttttaaaattgtgcGGTCAATAGGCGAATACAATGCCGGTTCGTAAACcaataaaaattagtgaaattaTGGCCATTTTAAATGAGCCATGTTCAGACCATGAGGAGGATCAAGCTGTATCGAACGCAAAGGAGGTCGACATTGTATACATTCCACCGCCTGATGTGGAATGCATGACGGACGAAGAAGACTTGGATGATGACCTGATAAATATTAACGACGACAATAATGATTACCTCAATGAAATAGCAGGCACAGTTGAGCTACAATACTCAGAAGCAGCGAATATTCCAAATGCAGGTAACGATCTGGGTGACGCAGAAAATCCATCAACATCCAATGCATGTGGCGGATTTGAGAAAAAATCCGATTTTGGACTTCCGGTTTGGCGAAAGACTAGAAATTTTCAATACACAAGAAGGCCAATAAATGTAGAGTCACAAAATGCAAGATATTTTTGCTGAAATTGGTAAGAACCGTCTCACTTTGTCAACAACATTACTATCTATTATTTTGGTACGTATATTTCATCTCCTTTTTTGCAGGCTCTAAATCTCCCTATTGtctatttgcattgttttttgatgaaaaagttatcgatgagATTACAAATTTTACAAATGAATATGCCAATCAACACAATACTTCAATTGATGTCACGCCATTCGAAATACATAGATTTATTGGTATTTTGTATCTTTCGGGGTACCATACTTTGCCTCACATTGACCATTATTGGTCTGTTCGACCCGACATGGGGATTCCGATAGTGAAACAAGCGATTAGTCGTAAtcgctttaaaaaaattaaacatctCTCAAATAACAACACTTTAAATACAGCAGATCGATTTGCAAAGGTTCGCCCTATTACCGATGCTCTCAACGAAAGATTTATGCAATTTGGAGTCTTTAGTCATATTCTTTCTATCGACGAACAGATGATTCCGTACTTTGGTCGCCACTCTTGTAAGATGTTTATCAAAGGAAAGCCGATCAGGTTTGGATTTAAGTCGTAGTGTTATGCTCAGAAAGTGGATATTTATATTCCAGCTCATTTTACGGCGGCGCAGCAACTGCTCACAATCTGGATATAGGTCTAGGCGCGCAAACTGTCTTAGATTTGTTTTCTAACGTATCTGACCCTGAGTGCCACATTATTTtcttcaataatttttttcttcttatcacCTTATGTGTCTTTAGAATGAGCGTCGATTCTTTGCAACTGGCACTATACGTGAAAATAGAATGGGAAAACCACCGCTAAGATGTTTAAAAAAAGACAAGCGCGGGGCATTTGACCAGCTACTCGATAGTAATCAAGAAATATTGACTGTCCGTTGGAACGACAATGCTCTTGTCAATGTTATAACCAATAACTCGAGTGTGGAGCCAATTGTTTATGCTAAAAGATTGTTTATGCCTACGGgccaaaacataaatatttgcggCAGCCCTAGGAACATAAATGTTTTCGGCAGCCTTACTATGCATTCTGTTAATCTTATGTTAACAGCAACTGTTTGACTACTTTTgtcaaacagttaactacaaTAATCGTTCGATCTTACCATTTCGCGAGTTAGAGGATTTTATGAAAaagaaggctttttcacttcttttgcgatcaCAGAAACGATAAGCAGCAAACTCCAGCCACCACGATTCACGTaagtaacaataaaattatatacttataaatatacacatgtgcatatacatatacacgCAAACACATTACAATATAATATTGTAAgtaattaaacaattttgcatatttaattaattaaataaataatattataacgTGAAAGCTAATaccacattttttgtttttttatttatcccGTCGGACGAGCCCAAGGTCTCCTGCTCCCTCGAACAAAGATATtgccgtaaacaaaaaaaaactataactatATCGCAGCCAAAAGTTATTCAAGAATATAATAAGGGTATGGGTGGTGTAGATCTCCATGACAATGCTGTAGCAAATTATCGTATTTGTATTCGAGGAAAGAAGTGGTGGTGGCCACTATGGACAAACCTTCTTGGTAACGCCATGGCCAATGCGTGGAAGCTGCATTGTATGATTGCAAAAATCCAAAAGACAACCCCACTTTCGCAAGTTAATTTTCGTTCTGAAGTCACAACAAAATTGTTGACTTTTGACAATGAAGAAGAAGGCAGACGTGGACATGAAGGCGGAGACTTAAATCAGCCGTCGAACCTTCCTCGGAGCAACGAAAGGATACATTATGTAATAAAAAGTCTTGAAAAAAAATATCGGCGCTGTAAATTATGCAAGAAACATACTATTTTTACTTGCAAAAAATGCAATATTTACTTACATTGCAAATGCTTTGATGAATTGTTATGGAATCGCCTCTAtcatggaagcagtaaggaaggcggtcggcatgatgtggtggtgcacagtggctagtcattgtcggctggggcgggtccttaccaaccttactgttcctgcgccataaacagaaaaagtcatatcatgcctatcaaactagcagctgtcaaattcaaaaaaaccgacagaagcgcagagaccgactcaaaacgcttatcaatgcaaattaaaacgacatccggtcgaaccggatgccacggacagaccgttaacattcaaaaatttaaaaattcaaaaaacaactGACGCAAAAATAATTACCGAACTGGAAATTACCGGTTACCACAAGttcaaatcaaaatcaaaaaaaaaaaaaaacggctgaaaaattaaaatacaaataaaagggcataaaagggccgaatatatagaggggcgccgcggttggtgttgcgacgcccggtgctatgcccaccctcaaaaccatggccaccgacgcacctgaatttCGGTCGCCCCTTACctgtaaccctacgtgccttctaaatcgACAAgactgtcagcattcccattttagaatacacaatttattgacaattcatttctattaacgtatgtaggCTACTTAAAAAAATacgatagtgcaggtttcttaaccagggggctacagcataggctccaaagccaaaacaaggccgcttatagcatcgtcccaagacaaattcagaacgagaaaaaaaatgttgaactacgaatagctatttTCACTATGAAACTGTATGTAAGTGTGTGTACTGTATAatgtgagagaaaaaaaaaacgatccaACAGTTCACATTCTATTGGGACGAAATCGAAAACGAAacctaatatgaatacttaagtctggctaagcttgttctgttgggggtttttttcctcttacttttgctcgtaatacttcaaattatacatatatttatgtcttttttttttttttttttgattgtctCATGCCTACAGACAAAAGACTTCTGCGGACGAGGAGGAGATAAAAAGCgcagagcactatctgtgccactgtcccgcactgtcaaaaaacAGGTACCGGTGcatccacagacactcctttgggtgccttgcggagcttgaatctgcaaacacaaacgacatcttgggtttcatcaggcaaacgcgctggtttagtgTAGAGAAATAGGAAACAGgggccccgcgtggtagcacaacggcctacgtgagtctccgcttggacAGCGGCGGCAGctacttcaacctaacctaacctacatggcgatcctgccaggaatGTACAATTGGCGCCAAATAACCCAACGAAGATTAGTTGACTACTTTTCCAAGTGAAATAAAGTTTAAACATAGTCGACAATATTTTATAGCATTGAAATTATATAATACATCAACGTTTGATTGGAATATAATCCTCTAACCCACGAGTTTTCCTTGTTCTTTTCAACAACTGCAACAACCGCAAGGCTGCCCAGCGAACGGCAGGAGTCGCTCTATCTATTCTACGTAGAGGCATCCTAAGTGGTAGGAATAATACCGAATATGACCAGAGTTTAAAATTGCTTGAATATTTTTTACAGCAATGATTTTGTTCCTGCTTGGGCTGTGTAAAGTAAACAGCGATAGTGCAAGCACACGCATTATACTGCAGCACGAACTTATTGTTTATTGCTTGGACTATGAAATAAACGAACAGCATAAGCGACAGCAGCTTTCTCTGCTGCAGCAGGATTCAGTTGCTGTAGCTTGAATTTTGTAAAAGAAAAAGCAAAGGCAATGCAGACTTATTTTCCTGTGAATTTGATTTTGCGGCTGCGAAGCTGATGACCGGTAAATTAGAATTTGATgacaaaatgttttctttttcgGCTAGTTTTGTTTAGTCAACAAGTGTCGCGTCCAACAGAGTTGTTAAAATGAGTGAAAAAAATGTAGAAGtatggaaatattttaaaaataatattaatgatgGGATCGGAAGTTGTTGCATATGCAGTGCTCGGTTGAAAAACAACAGAGTTTTTAACTTAAAAGCGCATATAAAAAACGTGCACAAAATAAGTACAAATGACGACTTAAGCCCAAACGCGTCGAGTAGTGTTCCACCAATAATgcgtaagaaaaaaataaagattgaagtcaataaaaaacatatttttcggTCATATGTTGGGCTTGTGACAGAAAATAGTGTGCCATTTAATCTTTTGAACGCGCCAAACTTGCGAGCATTTGTTGATCCGATTTGCGAAGGACTCTCAGCAAGCCTTGGTAAAAAGATTTGTTTAAATGCAGATAattgcaaaaaaacattaaaattagtTGCCGAAAACATTAAAAAAGATATTTCAAGTGAAGTTAGAAACCGGCTGGTTTCATTGAAAATTGACAGTGCTACGAGATTATCGCGCAATATTTTTGGCATCAGTGTGCAATTTATCAAAAACAATGAAATAAATTCGAGAATGTTGGGAATGGTGAATTTGAAGGGAGTCGGTTCAACCACATCCAGAAACTTATCGATTGAAATACTTAAAACTTTAAgtaaatataatattttattgaaCCAAGTAGTATCCATTACTTCTGACAATGGTACCAATATGATAAAAGCTACGAAAATACTGTCGCATTGTATTTCTATAGATGATTGCAATGAAGATGATGTagcgtcatgtagtgccagccaactaaaaactaaaataaaactaaaaactaaaatagctggcatcacccccacatgcaaccatgcatgtatgcacttgatgttactgggtgagagagtagaatgacggagagaattctgattggctgaatcttccgttactcgactctatcacgccactgcatcatgcgattttaccgctatgcacttttggcatagcggcagggccgcTTTGAAGCTTCAGCTTTTTTCCACAGTTGGCAGTTTGAAATGAGCCGGTGAACGCGTCACTTAAGCGCGCATTaaagaaataagtgaaaaaagaaattaccAGTAAAAgtgagttttttttataattgactaAAGAAAGAAAAGAGTGTGTGTTTAACTAAAGAAACGATaactaaagaaattttaaataaaacaaactaaaccgaaagaaattaaaaatagttttattgcgGGTGTGTGTCGGTGCGCTGGGGGCTGCAAGCCCAAAGTTGAGTGGCATCAGCatgccactttacatggcgaccgtgacgattCGTTCCTATGTGACGAAATTATAAGATCACATCGAAATACAATTGCAAAAAAAAGAGCAATTGAAAAATGGGTAAATCaacaaagtatacaaaaaattacaTACATGAAGATCAAAAAAAAATGCAACGTAACGAAAAAAAAGCATTTTTCTATAAAACCAAAactttgaattgaaaaaatttataatttttaacgatatatgtacatatttttatgtgCTGGTGCGTACAGCCGCTCAAAAAGTCAGTCTCATAAAATAACGGCACTAAAGCCGTAAAATCACCTGTAAAACATAAAACAGCGGCAGTAAAGCCGAAAAATCATCTTTAAAGCATTAATAAGCGCAATTAAATAATGGCACTTAAGCAAAATCAGCGTATATCACGGTAGCAGCAGAAGAGGAAAAAGGAAGGCGGAACAGCAGGCAGAGCAGCCGCAGCATAGCAATTCAGAGGAGCGCAATAaagtacagtcatgtacacatgtatgtatgcataaaggtttattttaatatatgtatgtatgtatatcgaattgattttgccattacaaaaaaaaaaaaaaaaaaaaattcgctttaataactttctgaattctacactttacaaaaaagttaccattatttaattacaatttcagatattattgaaatcgaaatataaattaaacaatttcatgtaaCTTTATTTAGctaaataacattttaaataatttcatattaaaactaaaaattctAAACTTCTGTTTTTCCAAGTCAAAAAGTTGCAAtagtttttcgtatttttcgtaatttcacaGTTAAGATATTCATAAACAGTTCTCCCAacgcttataaaattgtttttttgggaaaattaaaatattaaaacattATTATATAAAGCTAACGCTATTATATTATTATCACAGCAAATCTGTTTGTAAGCctctttaaatcaaaaaaaaattattatttttataataaaatcgtcCTCTGATATGCcaggaaatgaaatttttgccttcatatacaaaaattgaatttaacttggaaacaataaaatattttcattcatttcgttCGATTGCTATAggaattatagaaacattttggaaattttattaaaagcggtGAGTCCGTGATATAATATACGTTATACTTTTCATACCTTCAATATAAAGCGATGTGGTCGTAAACATCGCCGTATATTCtgaaaaattttggttaggcttgtgaaaacaagtgcggtttttttatatttttttccaatagtccggaaaaaaaatataccagcctgtttcggtttttcacaaaataaacaaaaccggaacacgcttgcctatttccttttgcaaagcccattctggggggcgagaaaccacagaccaagtgtcctttttaggacagcctgtccattggttagctagcggggctaacctagtgggggacagtcggtaagtccgactaagttcggcacggaaggggggtaggcatttctctagcctataatttagagaaaatccgcagaccggatgttcctttgttttcaaaaaaaacaaattatataattttcttaaccagacttacaattttataaaattcataccaaacgcgacaaatattaacaggattttcaaataatactcggatttacaaaattcttacctgatttacaaaatttttttcttttaaaataattttcaataaaattaccctgtttcaaacacatgtccgattctgagggcaattccagcgataaatcaaactctaaaggaaggtgttcactagctcgtcaagaagattttttaggatttaatgactcagatatcgcagaaaataatacttcaaattttcagtcagtaactaatattataaacactcagccttcagcaaattcgtctaataattcagacaacctactaactagcacttccaattttcagtcaggaactgacttttccaattctcactctacttcaaattcttctaatttgccttcaacaaataattcttcagatttacaatcgaataacaatatttcaatcatggcaacctcagaacagaaaaaggtgttcattaccagttgcgcctcaattattagggacaactacagcggcgatccactggcattagaatcttttatcgacaaaataaaattaattgaagtcttctcagatgaaaatttaaatagtacttttattgcatttttgaaatccaaacttgagggaaaagcacgcgaagcattaccaaccgtaataaattcagtcgatgacataaagactgccttgagaaatagaataaaacccgacaattcgaaagttgtttctggtaaaatcgcgtctttacatgtcatcaataataactactcagactttgctaagcgcgttgaagaactatccgacgcattggaacgttctttgattattgaaggtatgacacaagccaaggcacatgaaatggccgtagagcaaacagtgaatgtgtgcaggttgaacactcgttcagaattggtcaaatccatcctggcttcaactaccttcagtgattcaaaagacgtagttgcaaaaatgatagtcgaacgtaataatgaggtaaaagaaagacaagtagtagcattccgtactcgtggtaattggcaaaatagttttcgaggaaattatagaggtaataatttcaataataggtacaacaatccaaatgcaagattcaacaataacaatagaaataattacaacaataataattacgggtacactaattctaatagaggtaataatgacagatatagcactaatagaaacaatcagcctagtagtagtaacaataatgctaataataatagacgttcaaattcgcgaagtaatgccaatgtacgcgctttaaacgtgaacgaccctcaggagcgaacactgggggatcggaaccacgatttagacaattaaacgaatcttcttcaaaaatattaaaatccatctactgcttgaaccttaattattcagattttattgaacttcaatgtagcgattcctacaaaccatgtacttttctagtagattctcaagcagatatttctttaatcaaaatttcaagtttatctcaaaattgtaactttaatactaacgaaataacaaacataacaggcgtaacgcctgaaacaatttcaactttaggaaccttaaaaaccaacttaattgcatataaatccttaataccgcatactttacatgtagttaacgacgatttcaatataccttcagacggaatactcggcaaagactttttaaaatttaataaatgcattattaattacgcaagcgatagcataaccattaataccggattagataacgcaaatataccaattttacacggcacaagtaacgattctttagttattcctccgagatgtgaagtttatcggttatttaaattaccaaaatgcgataatcctgtttttgtagactcgcaagaaatctgtaatggtgtttttacggcaaagtgcattgttgacacaaataatccagttataaaaattttaaatattactgacgaagtaaaacatgtcaacaattgcaatatcgtaacggaagatatcaccaactacaatgtctacaaaatcaatgaaacttcaaaagatcaaaaacgcttagaggaattaacgaaaattttgaaaaatcaaatgccgggttgtgctcaaaaacaattactagatttatgcttaaaatatgccgatgtattcgctttaaaaactgatcgtatgactttaaataacttttacgaacaaaagctacgtttaactgataaaaatccagtctatataaaaaattatcgtttaccatatacacaacgtgaagaaattaataaacaagtcgaaaatttaatgcgaaatgatttaatagaacccagcttttctaattataacagccctttaattttggtgccgaaaaagGATCCTACAGGCCAATAGTCTTACCGTATGTGagttgatttcagagcagtcaacaaaaagcttatcgcagacaaatttccgttggcacgcgtagacgacatactcgacaatcttggaagagccaaatatttttcgactttagatcttttttctggttttcaccaaataccacttcatgttaattctagagacgttacatctttcagtacagatcgaggagcttttcgttggaaagttttacctttcggtttaaatatatcACCAAATTCTTTTTCACGTAtaatgtcattagcattttcaggcatttcgccaaatcaagcttttatgtacattgacgatgttatcgtcatcggatgtagcgagacacatcacctcaaaaatttagaaaaagttttcgaaacttgtagaaaattcaatttaaagttaaatcccaacaaatgcaatttccttcgttctgaagtaacttttttaggccataaatgcacctccaaaggcctgctgccagatgactcaaaaatagacgcaattaaaaaatacaataagccaaaagacaaagacgctgttaggcgattcgttgcatttgcaaattattataggcgttttatacctaactttgcgtcactggcagcccctttaaatcgtctaaatggaaaaaaattgaatttgtttgggatgatgcttgcgaaaatgctttcgaaaaattaagattatcattaatgtctcctcaattattacaataccctgatttttcaaaagaatttattatcactgtagatgcatctaagagtggttgtggcgctatattaagccaaaagcatggagataatgacttaccgatttgctttgcatcaaaatctttcaataaagccgaacagaaaaaggcaatcatagaattagaacttttagcaatacattttgctataaaacattttcggccgtatgtctacggtacacatttcacggtaaaatcagaccatagaccattagtttatctattcaatatgaaagatccttcctcgaaactctctagaatcagattagatttatcagaatacaattttacaattgaatatattaaaggaaaatcgaatgttatggctgatgctctttcgcgtataagtatagacgagattaaagattcgacaaaacacgttttagccgttaaaacg
The DNA window shown above is from Eurosta solidaginis isolate ZX-2024a chromosome 2, ASM4086904v1, whole genome shotgun sequence and carries:
- the LOC137240142 gene encoding uncharacterized protein is translated as MRKKKIKIEVNKKHIFRSYVGLVTENSVPFNLLNAPNLRAFVDPICEGLSASLGKKICLNADNCKKTLKLVAENIKKDISSEVRNRLVSLKIDSATRLSRNIFGISVQFIKNNEINSRMLGMVNLKGVGSTTSRNLSIEILKTLSKYNILLNQVVSITSDNGTNMIKATKILSHCISIDDCNEDDVASYIIEIEI